A region of Streptomyces sp. NBC_01267 DNA encodes the following proteins:
- a CDS encoding carbohydrate ABC transporter permease, whose translation MRPSNATLTASGPSDNPPVQERPRRTQHTPPRPLRVRAARSLSSIFMVGPALAAVVAFILIPVVVAGRLSFTDWDGFSDSYKSLGLDNYVQLFHDPGVKNAAYVTLVIAVVGTVACNVLGLGLAVMLNGEGRVKAILRGLFFYPHVLGAVIIGFLWSAILSSEGAINTLLSAAHRSKIPFLSDPHWALASVVFVVIWSTFGVNVVLYLAGLQTIPESLLEAARIDGASRWQTFRQVVLPMLAPTVTINVVLVLVQLLRVYDLVLAMTDGGPAGHTQTYAYLVLSESFLNGKIGYASAQSIVLMIVITVLAIVVVALRQRSEKAVEQ comes from the coding sequence ATGCGCCCAAGTAACGCGACGCTCACCGCTTCTGGACCGTCGGACAACCCGCCGGTCCAGGAGCGCCCCCGTCGCACTCAGCACACTCCCCCGCGCCCGCTGCGCGTACGCGCCGCCCGCAGCCTGTCCAGCATCTTCATGGTCGGCCCCGCACTGGCGGCGGTCGTGGCCTTCATCCTCATCCCCGTCGTGGTCGCCGGACGGCTCAGCTTCACCGACTGGGACGGTTTCTCCGACAGCTACAAATCCCTGGGCCTGGACAACTACGTCCAGCTGTTCCACGACCCGGGCGTGAAGAACGCGGCGTACGTCACGCTCGTGATCGCGGTGGTCGGCACCGTGGCCTGCAACGTCCTCGGTCTGGGCCTCGCGGTCATGCTCAACGGCGAGGGGCGCGTCAAAGCGATACTGCGGGGTCTGTTCTTCTACCCGCACGTGCTCGGCGCGGTCATCATCGGCTTCCTGTGGTCGGCCATCCTGAGCAGTGAGGGAGCCATCAACACGCTCCTGAGCGCCGCGCACCGCTCGAAGATCCCGTTCCTGTCCGATCCTCACTGGGCGCTCGCATCGGTCGTCTTCGTGGTGATCTGGTCGACGTTCGGGGTGAACGTGGTCCTCTACCTGGCCGGGCTGCAGACGATCCCCGAGTCGCTCCTGGAGGCGGCGCGCATCGACGGTGCCTCACGCTGGCAGACGTTCCGCCAGGTCGTGCTGCCGATGCTGGCACCCACGGTGACGATCAACGTGGTCCTCGTACTCGTCCAACTGCTGCGGGTCTACGACCTGGTACTGGCGATGACCGACGGTGGTCCGGCGGGCCACACGCAGACGTACGCGTACCTGGTCCTGTCGGAGTCGTTCCTCAACGGGAAGATCGGCTACGCCTCGGCCCAGAGCATCGTCCTCATGATCGTCATCACGGTGCTCGCCATCGTGGTCGTGGCGCTGCGCCAGCGCAGCGAGAAGGCGGTGGAACAGTGA
- a CDS encoding FadR/GntR family transcriptional regulator, protein MTPYARRGVHGQTVETLARRVLSGEIPEGATLDLVTLQGELDVSLTTLRESLKVLAAKGMVDARQKRGTFVRARSDWNLLDADVLRWQFAVATGTGTDLGLLRDLGEVRGIIEPAAVRLAAERRTDTDLAALEAALTAMSEQEGGATHAVEADLAFHRALLAATHNELLDRMEMVIESGLAHRDEIVHSSPHGEDPVPSHRAVLDAVRDQDPAAAERAMRALLDQAVRDLDRAHGSRPAADEGTTAL, encoded by the coding sequence ATGACGCCATACGCGCGTCGCGGAGTGCACGGCCAGACCGTGGAGACTCTCGCGCGCCGGGTGCTGAGTGGCGAGATTCCCGAGGGGGCGACCCTCGACCTGGTGACGCTGCAGGGCGAGTTGGACGTCAGCCTGACCACCCTGCGCGAATCCCTGAAGGTCCTGGCGGCCAAGGGAATGGTCGATGCCCGCCAGAAGCGCGGAACCTTCGTCCGCGCCCGCTCCGACTGGAACCTCCTGGACGCGGATGTGCTGCGCTGGCAGTTCGCGGTCGCCACCGGGACGGGTACCGACCTCGGGCTGCTGCGCGATCTCGGTGAGGTCCGCGGCATCATCGAGCCGGCCGCCGTCCGGCTGGCCGCCGAACGCCGCACCGACACCGACCTCGCGGCCCTCGAAGCGGCCCTGACCGCCATGAGCGAGCAGGAGGGCGGCGCGACCCACGCGGTCGAGGCGGACCTCGCTTTCCACCGCGCGCTCCTCGCGGCCACCCACAACGAACTGCTGGACCGTATGGAGATGGTCATCGAGTCCGGCCTCGCGCACCGCGACGAGATCGTGCACTCCTCGCCGCACGGCGAGGACCCCGTACCCAGCCACCGTGCCGTCCTGGACGCCGTACGCGACCAGGACCCGGCCGCGGCCGAACGCGCCATGCGGGCTCTGCTCGACCAGGCCGTACGCGACCTCGACCGGGCGCACGGAAGCCGACCTGCCGCAGACGAGGGGACCACGGCCCTGTGA
- the dgoD gene encoding galactonate dehydratase, protein MKITRIETFLVPPRWLFCRIETDEGVVGWGEPVVEGRAEVVRTAVDVLAEYLIGQDPLRIQDHWQVLSKGGFYRGGPVLSSAVAGIDQALWDIAGKSYGAPVHALLGGPVRDEVRVYAWVGGDEPAELTEQITAQVEAGFTAVKMNAAGRTSPLPTPAETAGVVDRVAAARAVLGPGRDVAIDMHGRFGPAGARRVLHAIEPLHPLFVEEPLLPDQGHLLPSLVAGTSIPIATGERLYGRAEFLPALTAGIAVAQPDLSHAGGISEVHRIASLAETYGAQLAPHCPLGPIALAASLQVAFATPNFLIQEQSRGIHYNKDADLLSYVVDTEPFRFVGGRARRTDLPGLGVTVDEKAVRAADRTGHAWRNPVWRHDDGAFAEW, encoded by the coding sequence GTGAAGATCACGCGTATCGAGACCTTTCTCGTACCACCCCGCTGGCTGTTCTGCCGGATCGAGACCGACGAAGGCGTCGTCGGCTGGGGCGAACCCGTGGTCGAGGGCCGGGCCGAAGTGGTCCGTACCGCCGTCGACGTCCTCGCCGAATACCTGATCGGCCAGGATCCGCTGCGTATCCAGGACCACTGGCAGGTGCTCAGCAAGGGCGGCTTCTACCGGGGCGGCCCGGTACTCTCCAGCGCCGTCGCCGGCATCGACCAGGCGCTGTGGGACATCGCCGGCAAGTCCTACGGCGCCCCCGTCCACGCCCTGCTCGGCGGCCCGGTCCGCGACGAGGTGCGGGTCTACGCCTGGGTCGGCGGCGACGAACCCGCCGAGCTCACCGAACAGATCACCGCCCAGGTCGAGGCCGGCTTCACCGCCGTCAAGATGAACGCGGCAGGCCGCACCTCACCTCTCCCCACCCCCGCCGAGACCGCCGGCGTCGTCGACCGGGTGGCCGCCGCCCGCGCGGTTCTCGGCCCCGGCCGTGACGTGGCCATCGACATGCACGGCAGATTCGGACCGGCCGGCGCGCGCCGTGTCCTGCACGCCATCGAGCCCCTGCACCCGCTGTTCGTGGAGGAACCCCTCCTTCCCGACCAGGGACACCTGCTGCCCTCCCTGGTCGCCGGCACCTCCATACCCATCGCCACCGGCGAACGGCTCTACGGGCGCGCCGAGTTCCTGCCCGCACTCACGGCCGGCATCGCGGTCGCCCAGCCGGACCTCTCGCACGCCGGGGGCATCTCCGAGGTCCACCGCATCGCCTCGCTCGCCGAGACCTACGGGGCACAGCTCGCCCCGCACTGCCCCCTCGGCCCCATCGCGCTCGCCGCCAGCCTCCAGGTCGCCTTCGCCACCCCGAACTTCCTCATCCAGGAACAGAGCCGGGGCATCCACTACAACAAGGACGCCGACCTGCTGTCGTACGTGGTCGACACCGAACCCTTCCGCTTCGTCGGCGGACGGGCGCGGCGCACGGACCTGCCGGGGCTCGGCGTCACCGTCGACGAGAAGGCCGTACGCGCGGCCGACCGGACCGGGCACGCCTGGCGCAACCCGGTGTGGAGGCACGACGACGGTGCCTTCGCCGAGTGGTGA
- a CDS encoding bifunctional 4-hydroxy-2-oxoglutarate aldolase/2-dehydro-3-deoxy-phosphogluconate aldolase, with protein MDLLTALRTHRIVAIVRGDDADAALRTVLTLAEEELPLIEVSLSGRDALDVIRRARAELGPAAPLGAGTVLTAQDAQAVRDAGADFVVTPAVCEAVTEAKRLGLPVLGGVMTPTDIVAAQRLGADAFKIFPAAQAGGPGYLKALHGPFPDAPFVPVGGVDADVARTYLAYGATAVGVGSPLIGDAADGGSLDALRERARAFRDAVGAATSGDAGGTE; from the coding sequence GTGGATCTGCTGACCGCGCTGCGCACCCACCGGATCGTCGCCATCGTGCGCGGCGACGACGCGGACGCCGCGCTCAGGACCGTACTGACCCTGGCGGAGGAGGAACTCCCGCTCATCGAGGTCTCTCTGAGCGGACGGGACGCACTCGACGTCATCCGCCGGGCCCGCGCCGAACTGGGCCCCGCCGCACCCCTGGGCGCGGGCACCGTACTGACCGCGCAGGACGCACAGGCGGTACGCGACGCGGGAGCCGACTTCGTCGTCACCCCTGCGGTCTGCGAAGCCGTCACGGAGGCCAAACGGCTCGGGCTGCCCGTGCTCGGCGGGGTGATGACCCCTACCGACATCGTCGCCGCACAGCGCCTCGGCGCCGACGCGTTCAAGATCTTTCCTGCGGCGCAGGCCGGTGGCCCGGGATATCTGAAGGCGCTGCACGGGCCGTTCCCGGACGCGCCGTTCGTGCCGGTCGGGGGAGTGGACGCCGACGTGGCCCGGACCTACCTCGCGTACGGGGCCACCGCGGTGGGTGTCGGCTCGCCGCTGATCGGTGACGCGGCCGACGGCGGCAGCCTCGACGCCCTCCGCGAGCGGGCGCGCGCCTTCCGCGACGCCGTGGGCGCCGCCACCTCCGGGGACGCGGGCGGAACCGAGTGA
- a CDS encoding ABC transporter substrate-binding protein, with the protein MGSGSRRHLVKLGALAISAALLTGCSTGTDSAGGGKNIRMLVNITPVLTKQFYKDLVAGYVADHPGVKVTIEAPTGRGIEDTLKQQLAAGSPPDILAGGQNTALAGQMAPLPDAQWVKDSPFAEASKLDGKVWMAGTGVQLQSLVFYNKDAFTKAGVTSTPKTFDEFTAALRKLKSAGYTPMQTGGEWTTGAQALMMANPNVMNTEPQWYAKRNKGSVTFAGSNYAKFLDVYQSWIKDGLVPKDANGIKYQDMINNFTAGKSATMVMGNWLAASLADAKPGFDAGVFPVPTFDGSTPPQAANPAMPYSVLKSSKHTAEAIDLVKYLVSDKKAVTKGLSAEGNFRTGYSYKATPLTNDIAKLLDAAGGKTVAIGPGLGDNSSPAGFPDELNTQVQSMYLGTSADKVAGAMDKWWSANAPK; encoded by the coding sequence ATGGGTTCGGGTTCTCGCCGGCATCTGGTCAAACTGGGTGCTCTCGCCATATCCGCCGCACTGCTCACGGGCTGCTCGACCGGCACCGATTCAGCAGGCGGCGGCAAGAACATCCGCATGCTGGTCAACATCACTCCGGTGCTGACCAAGCAGTTCTACAAGGACCTGGTGGCCGGGTACGTCGCCGATCACCCCGGAGTGAAGGTCACGATTGAGGCGCCCACCGGCAGGGGCATCGAGGACACGCTGAAGCAGCAACTGGCCGCCGGCAGCCCCCCCGACATCCTCGCCGGCGGGCAGAACACGGCTCTCGCCGGACAGATGGCACCGCTGCCCGACGCGCAGTGGGTGAAGGACTCACCGTTCGCGGAGGCGTCCAAACTCGACGGCAAGGTCTGGATGGCCGGGACCGGCGTCCAGCTCCAGTCGCTGGTGTTCTACAACAAGGACGCCTTCACCAAGGCCGGTGTCACCTCGACGCCCAAGACGTTCGACGAGTTCACCGCCGCGCTGCGCAAGCTGAAGAGCGCCGGTTACACGCCGATGCAGACCGGTGGTGAGTGGACCACCGGCGCGCAGGCCCTGATGATGGCCAACCCGAACGTCATGAACACCGAGCCGCAGTGGTACGCGAAGCGGAACAAGGGCTCCGTGACCTTCGCCGGCAGCAACTACGCCAAGTTCCTCGACGTCTACCAGTCCTGGATCAAGGACGGCCTGGTTCCCAAGGACGCCAACGGCATCAAGTACCAGGACATGATCAACAACTTCACCGCCGGCAAGTCGGCGACGATGGTCATGGGCAACTGGCTGGCGGCCTCACTCGCCGATGCGAAGCCGGGCTTCGACGCGGGCGTGTTCCCCGTCCCCACGTTCGACGGCTCCACGCCGCCGCAGGCCGCCAACCCGGCCATGCCGTACTCGGTGCTCAAGAGCTCCAAGCACACCGCCGAGGCGATCGACCTGGTCAAGTACCTGGTCAGTGACAAGAAGGCGGTCACGAAGGGACTGAGCGCGGAGGGCAACTTCCGTACCGGGTACAGCTACAAGGCCACCCCGCTGACCAACGACATCGCGAAGCTCCTCGACGCCGCCGGCGGCAAGACCGTCGCGATCGGCCCGGGACTGGGCGACAACTCGTCACCGGCGGGCTTCCCCGACGAGCTCAACACCCAGGTCCAGAGCATGTATCTGGGAACGTCGGCGGACAAGGTGGCGGGGGCCATGGACAAGTGGTGGTCCGCGAATGCGCCCAAGTAA
- a CDS encoding SDR family NAD(P)-dependent oxidoreductase: protein MNGNTRFADKVAVVTGAASGIGAATAERLAEEGAAVVLADIAADPGENVAAGIRAQGGRAVFVRADVSDEGDWARIVSAAHTFGPVGVLVSNAYTVDVTPAHDMTVASWERQLAVNLTGAFLGFRAVLPDLREQRGAVVVTSSVHAHKGIPGHPAYAASKGALLSLCGQLAVEYGPEVRVNAVLPGPILTAAWDRVSEEDRRKSVTETAAQRFGTPQEAAAAIAFLAADEASYITGSSLLVDGGWSVLKASA, encoded by the coding sequence ATGAACGGAAACACCCGCTTCGCCGACAAGGTGGCCGTGGTCACCGGAGCCGCCTCGGGCATCGGGGCGGCCACCGCCGAACGGCTCGCCGAGGAAGGCGCCGCGGTGGTCCTCGCCGACATCGCCGCGGACCCCGGCGAGAACGTCGCAGCCGGTATCCGCGCACAGGGCGGCCGGGCCGTCTTCGTCCGCGCGGACGTCTCGGACGAGGGCGACTGGGCACGGATCGTCTCCGCGGCACACACCTTCGGCCCCGTCGGCGTCCTGGTGAGCAACGCCTACACGGTCGACGTCACCCCCGCGCACGACATGACCGTCGCCTCGTGGGAGCGCCAGCTCGCGGTGAATCTCACCGGGGCGTTCCTCGGCTTCCGCGCGGTCCTGCCCGACCTGCGTGAACAGCGTGGCGCGGTGGTGGTCACCTCCTCCGTCCACGCCCACAAGGGCATCCCCGGGCACCCCGCCTACGCGGCGTCCAAGGGCGCGCTGCTCTCCCTGTGCGGACAACTCGCGGTGGAGTACGGGCCCGAGGTGCGGGTCAACGCGGTACTGCCGGGTCCCATCCTCACCGCGGCCTGGGACCGGGTGTCGGAGGAGGACCGCAGGAAGAGCGTCACCGAGACCGCCGCGCAGCGCTTCGGAACGCCCCAGGAGGCAGCGGCAGCCATCGCGTTCCTCGCTGCCGACGAGGCGTCCTACATCACGGGATCCAGTCTGCTCGTCGACGGCGGCTGGTCCGTCCTGAAGGCCTCGGCCTGA
- a CDS encoding sugar kinase produces the protein MAALVPEPTGPLDGAGLLGIRIAGAESNVAMYLADHGVPARWVSALGDDPFGRRIRAEVAASGVDVSGVRTDPDRPTGLLVKDPGTGSTRVHYYRRGSAASAMTPDLLDDEAVRSAGLIHLSGITPALSAGCRDLVTALLEPGLAERPCPVSLDVNYRAALWADGAAATVLLGLARRADITFVGLDEAQALWGEGLTDAAAVRDLLPQPPVLVVKDGARAATAFDGAGVHTVPARRVEVVEPVGAGDAFAAGFLAGLLRGEDTVRALRLGHLTAGAALRVPGDHGPLPNRARLAELLDAAPGEWVEGE, from the coding sequence ATGGCCGCGCTGGTTCCCGAACCCACCGGCCCGCTGGACGGCGCCGGTCTGCTCGGGATCCGGATCGCGGGCGCCGAGTCCAACGTGGCGATGTACCTCGCCGATCACGGGGTGCCCGCCCGTTGGGTCTCCGCGCTGGGTGACGACCCGTTCGGACGCCGGATCCGCGCCGAGGTGGCCGCGTCCGGGGTCGATGTCAGCGGCGTACGCACCGACCCGGACCGCCCGACCGGACTCCTCGTCAAGGACCCCGGCACCGGGAGCACCCGGGTCCACTACTACCGCCGCGGCTCCGCCGCCTCGGCCATGACCCCGGACCTCCTGGACGACGAGGCCGTGCGCTCCGCCGGGCTCATCCACCTGAGCGGCATCACCCCGGCGCTCTCGGCGGGCTGCCGGGACCTGGTCACCGCGCTGCTGGAGCCCGGCCTCGCCGAACGCCCGTGCCCGGTGAGTCTCGACGTCAACTACCGGGCCGCTCTGTGGGCGGACGGTGCGGCGGCCACCGTGCTGCTCGGGCTCGCCCGGCGGGCGGACATCACGTTCGTGGGCCTCGACGAGGCGCAGGCCTTGTGGGGAGAGGGACTGACCGACGCCGCTGCCGTACGGGACCTGCTGCCACAGCCGCCCGTTCTCGTCGTCAAGGACGGTGCGCGGGCCGCCACCGCCTTCGACGGAGCCGGGGTCCACACCGTGCCCGCGCGCAGGGTCGAAGTCGTCGAACCGGTGGGCGCCGGTGACGCGTTCGCGGCCGGGTTCCTCGCCGGGCTGCTGCGGGGCGAGGACACCGTACGGGCGCTGCGGCTGGGGCATCTGACGGCGGGCGCGGCACTGCGGGTGCCCGGCGACCACGGCCCGCTGCCGAACCGGGCCCGCCTTGCCGAACTGCTCGACGCGGCGCCCGGGGAGTGGGTAGAAGGCGAGTGA
- a CDS encoding right-handed parallel beta-helix repeat-containing protein: MSRFSRRDLLKAAGAVGVGASAAFVAGPAYAGTGARRGRAEDQKSFFVATDGKDSNPGTQAAPFATLEKARDAVRAWRGAARGRATAPVTVFLRGGTYRRTQSFTLDARDSGTPGGPVTYAAYNGEQVRLVGGVDLPATGFGAVTDEAIRDRLPAGSRDIVREFDLKALGITDYGQIVQAGYGLPRSVTPPELFFNSEAMTLARYPSTGFLTTGQVLDPGGNPRSVLGDPDKMAAEFAKGATFKYTDTRPSTWADTSDVWMQGYWFYEWADGNLQIKAIDPAAQTISTRTASMYSVKAGQRYYYYNVLEELDSPGEWYLDRSTGKLYLYPPSDLSGASVQLSLLADPMAVLDGCSNVTFSNLAFEGSRSDGIVITDGTSNTVEGCTLRLLGGRAVAIGDSSVSAGPHGGSDNEVRGCHIQATGQGGVALAGGDRATLTPANNRVVGNEIHDYSRLQLTYSPAVELAGVGNHVANNHIYDAPHVAIVFRGNDHVIEYNEINDVVKETNDAGAIYAGREWTGRGTVIRYNFLHDIVGSGGSLFASGIYLDDCFCGTTAFGNIFYKVDTAFQIGGGRDNTISNNIILSSSHSVTLDERGLNWAAGDLAPGGAWGMYDLLAAVPYQQEPWRTRYPHLVTIADDQPAYPKYDVVEYNALCSVPALSIAPSARTYGTVDHNLTLTADPGVVTVVDGKPTLGNDDVIAAQLSGYQRIPMDRIGLDANRATGSHRPGRRPGRSRKIN; this comes from the coding sequence ATGTCCAGATTCTCGCGACGTGATCTTCTCAAGGCCGCCGGGGCCGTCGGCGTCGGCGCGTCCGCAGCCTTCGTCGCCGGGCCGGCCTACGCCGGTACCGGCGCCCGCCGGGGCCGGGCCGAGGACCAGAAGTCCTTCTTCGTGGCTACGGACGGGAAGGACTCGAACCCGGGTACCCAGGCCGCGCCGTTCGCCACGCTGGAGAAGGCGCGCGACGCGGTCCGCGCCTGGCGGGGGGCGGCGCGTGGCCGTGCCACGGCGCCGGTGACCGTCTTCCTCCGGGGCGGCACGTACCGGCGGACGCAGAGCTTCACCCTCGACGCGCGGGACTCCGGTACACCGGGCGGGCCGGTCACCTACGCCGCGTACAACGGCGAACAGGTCCGGCTCGTCGGCGGCGTGGACCTCCCCGCCACCGGGTTCGGGGCGGTCACCGACGAGGCGATCCGCGACCGGCTCCCGGCCGGCTCGCGCGACATCGTCCGCGAGTTCGACCTGAAGGCGCTCGGGATCACCGACTACGGCCAGATCGTCCAGGCCGGCTACGGCCTGCCGCGCTCGGTCACCCCGCCCGAACTCTTCTTCAACAGCGAGGCGATGACCCTCGCCCGCTACCCGAGCACCGGGTTCCTCACCACCGGCCAGGTCCTCGACCCGGGCGGGAACCCCCGTAGCGTCCTCGGCGACCCCGACAAGATGGCCGCCGAGTTCGCCAAGGGCGCCACGTTCAAGTACACCGACACCCGGCCGTCGACCTGGGCCGACACCAGCGACGTGTGGATGCAGGGCTACTGGTTCTACGAGTGGGCCGACGGCAACCTCCAGATCAAGGCGATCGACCCGGCGGCGCAGACGATCTCCACCAGGACCGCCAGCATGTACAGCGTCAAGGCGGGCCAGCGTTACTACTACTACAACGTGCTGGAGGAGCTCGACTCTCCTGGCGAGTGGTACCTCGACCGGTCCACCGGGAAGCTGTACCTGTACCCGCCGAGCGACCTGTCCGGCGCTTCGGTGCAACTGTCGCTGCTGGCCGACCCGATGGCCGTCCTCGACGGCTGCTCGAACGTCACGTTCTCGAACCTGGCGTTCGAGGGGTCGCGCAGCGACGGCATCGTCATCACCGACGGCACGTCCAACACGGTCGAGGGCTGCACCCTGCGGCTCCTGGGCGGTCGCGCGGTCGCGATCGGTGACTCAAGCGTCTCGGCCGGGCCGCACGGCGGTTCGGACAACGAGGTCCGCGGCTGCCACATCCAGGCCACCGGCCAGGGTGGCGTCGCCCTCGCCGGCGGTGACCGGGCCACCCTCACCCCGGCGAACAACCGGGTGGTGGGCAACGAGATCCACGACTACAGCCGCCTCCAGCTGACGTACAGCCCCGCGGTCGAACTCGCCGGTGTCGGAAACCATGTGGCCAACAACCACATCTACGATGCGCCGCACGTCGCCATCGTCTTCCGCGGCAACGACCACGTGATCGAGTACAACGAGATCAACGACGTGGTGAAGGAGACCAACGACGCAGGGGCCATCTACGCGGGCCGGGAGTGGACCGGACGCGGCACGGTCATCCGCTACAACTTCCTGCACGACATCGTGGGCAGCGGCGGGTCCCTCTTCGCCTCGGGCATCTACCTCGACGACTGCTTCTGCGGCACGACCGCGTTCGGCAACATCTTCTACAAGGTCGACACCGCCTTCCAGATCGGCGGCGGCCGGGACAACACCATCAGCAACAACATCATCCTGTCGTCCAGCCACTCGGTGACGCTCGACGAACGGGGACTCAACTGGGCGGCGGGGGACCTGGCACCCGGCGGCGCGTGGGGGATGTACGACCTGCTGGCCGCCGTTCCCTACCAGCAGGAGCCGTGGCGGACGCGCTATCCGCACCTCGTGACCATCGCCGACGACCAGCCGGCGTACCCGAAGTACGACGTCGTCGAGTACAACGCGCTCTGCTCCGTCCCCGCGCTGAGCATCGCCCCGTCCGCGCGCACGTACGGAACGGTCGACCACAACCTGACACTCACCGCCGACCCCGGCGTCGTGACGGTCGTGGACGGGAAGCCGACCCTGGGCAACGACGACGTGATCGCCGCTCAGCTCTCCGGCTACCAGCGGATACCCATGGACCGGATCGGGCTCGACGCGAACCGTGCGACCGGGAGCCACCGTCCGGGACGCCGTCCCGGCCGAAGCCGGAAGATAAATTAG
- a CDS encoding TIGR03842 family LLM class F420-dependent oxidoreductase, with protein MDFGLVLQTDPPASAVVELMRRAERNGFSHGWTFDSAVLWQEPFVIYSRILEHTTDLVVGPMVTNPSTRTWEVTASTFATLNEMYGNRTVCGIGRGDSAMRVAGRKPDTLATLGEAIGVIRDLAEGREAGVDGRTVRLGWVKDGKLPVWMGAYGPKALALAGQRADGFILQLADPFLTASMVTAVRTAASDAGRDPDAVTICVAAPAYVGDDLAHAREQCRWFGGMVGNHVADLVARYGAHSGLVPEALTAYIEQREGYDYSHHGRSGNPDAAFVPDEIVDRFCLLGPVEAHVEKLRALRDLGVDQFAVYAMHDAREAVIDAYGEHVIPALNGSH; from the coding sequence ATGGACTTCGGCCTCGTCCTGCAGACCGATCCGCCCGCATCGGCCGTCGTGGAGCTGATGCGGCGCGCCGAGCGCAACGGCTTCAGCCACGGCTGGACCTTCGACTCCGCCGTGCTCTGGCAGGAGCCGTTCGTCATCTACAGCCGCATCCTGGAGCACACCACCGATCTCGTCGTCGGGCCCATGGTCACCAACCCGTCCACCCGGACGTGGGAGGTCACCGCCTCCACCTTCGCCACGCTCAACGAGATGTACGGCAACCGCACGGTCTGCGGGATCGGCCGCGGCGACTCGGCGATGCGGGTCGCGGGCCGCAAGCCCGACACCCTGGCCACGCTGGGCGAGGCGATCGGTGTCATCCGCGACCTCGCCGAGGGACGCGAGGCCGGGGTCGACGGCCGGACCGTACGGCTCGGCTGGGTGAAGGACGGGAAACTGCCCGTCTGGATGGGAGCCTACGGTCCCAAGGCGCTCGCCCTGGCCGGGCAGCGGGCCGACGGCTTCATCCTCCAGCTCGCCGACCCCTTCCTCACCGCGTCGATGGTCACCGCGGTGCGGACGGCGGCGTCCGACGCGGGCCGCGACCCGGACGCGGTGACGATCTGCGTCGCCGCGCCCGCCTACGTCGGTGACGACCTCGCGCACGCCCGCGAACAGTGCCGCTGGTTCGGCGGGATGGTCGGCAACCACGTCGCCGACCTGGTGGCCCGCTACGGAGCGCACTCCGGGCTGGTCCCGGAGGCGCTCACCGCGTACATCGAGCAGCGTGAGGGGTACGACTACAGCCACCACGGCCGCAGCGGCAACCCCGACGCCGCGTTCGTGCCCGACGAGATCGTGGACCGCTTCTGTCTGCTCGGCCCCGTCGAGGCCCACGTCGAGAAGCTCCGGGCACTGCGGGACCTGGGCGTGGACCAGTTCGCGGTGTACGCGATGCACGACGCCCGGGAGGCGGTCATCGACGCGTACGGCGAACACGTCATTCCGGCGCTCAACGGATCCCACTGA
- a CDS encoding carbohydrate ABC transporter permease, giving the protein MNRKAGSRVGSVMLGLFALVMLVPLYLVIVNAFKPESAIRQRPFSAAPGVLSTDHLRAALSSPDYNIIKAFGVTVMFVVLVNVLSLALAGPAAYVIARGTRRWHKGMLLVFLAGLFIPGQVLVIPVIYVLRFTGLMGTIPGFVLYEATLTLPLSMFLFVGYIKSIPRELDEAAQIDGAGRLRTFWQVIFPLMQPVVVTAIVLHTIGVWTDFVNPQIVLGPTSGLYTVMTGVYSAIGLHTTDLSVVYPTLLLAIAPVLIFFVIMQRKIVGGLTAGATKG; this is encoded by the coding sequence GTGAACCGCAAAGCAGGCAGTCGCGTCGGCTCGGTCATGCTCGGCCTCTTCGCCCTGGTCATGCTGGTGCCGCTGTACCTCGTGATCGTCAACGCGTTCAAGCCGGAGTCGGCGATCCGTCAACGGCCGTTCTCCGCCGCCCCGGGAGTGCTGTCCACGGACCATCTCCGAGCGGCACTGTCGTCACCGGACTACAACATCATCAAGGCGTTCGGCGTCACGGTGATGTTCGTGGTGCTGGTCAACGTGCTGTCCCTGGCCCTGGCCGGGCCGGCCGCCTATGTCATCGCCCGGGGTACCCGCCGGTGGCACAAGGGGATGCTGCTGGTGTTCCTGGCCGGGCTGTTCATCCCCGGGCAGGTCCTGGTCATCCCGGTGATCTACGTGCTGCGCTTCACGGGCCTGATGGGCACGATCCCCGGATTCGTCCTGTACGAGGCGACGTTGACCCTGCCGCTGTCGATGTTCCTGTTCGTGGGCTACATCAAGTCCATCCCCCGGGAGCTCGACGAGGCGGCGCAGATCGACGGCGCGGGCCGGCTGCGCACCTTCTGGCAGGTGATCTTCCCGCTGATGCAGCCGGTCGTGGTCACCGCGATCGTCCTGCACACCATCGGGGTCTGGACGGACTTCGTGAACCCGCAGATCGTGCTGGGCCCGACATCGGGTCTGTACACGGTGATGACCGGCGTGTACTCCGCGATCGGTCTGCACACCACCGACCTGTCCGTGGTCTATCCGACGCTGCTGCTGGCCATCGCGCCGGTGCTGATCTTCTTCGTGATCATGCAGCGCAAGATCGTCGGCGGCCTCACCGCCGGCGCGACGAAGGGATGA